A portion of the Pseudomonas synxantha BG33R genome contains these proteins:
- a CDS encoding helix-turn-helix transcriptional regulator, translating to MVNWRNSRLPKLEGESEITTVYEMVINRTQEMGFKYCSFTMSTQSENTQAKPFNCNNYPNEWNRIYQQAGFFDKDPAVVHCKHSVLPILWEKQAFGNTPELWDLAESFGVHRGWSQAVHDFKGVFSMLTLVRDKGEVSPEELYEKAGQVLWLCHAMHAVVALQYTCEPIDEAPFKLTARETEILRWCAMGKTAAEIARILCLSERTVGFHVGRVLSKLKVTSKIQAVLCLAKAGML from the coding sequence ATGGTCAATTGGCGCAATTCACGGCTGCCCAAGCTGGAAGGCGAGAGCGAAATCACCACCGTGTATGAAATGGTGATCAACCGCACTCAGGAAATGGGGTTCAAATATTGCTCGTTCACGATGAGTACTCAATCCGAAAATACCCAAGCAAAGCCTTTCAACTGCAACAACTACCCAAATGAATGGAACAGAATCTATCAACAAGCAGGTTTCTTCGACAAAGATCCGGCTGTAGTTCACTGCAAGCACTCTGTACTGCCCATCCTCTGGGAGAAGCAAGCCTTCGGTAACACCCCTGAACTGTGGGACTTGGCTGAGTCATTTGGGGTGCATAGGGGCTGGTCCCAGGCGGTGCATGATTTCAAGGGTGTATTCAGTATGCTGACCCTGGTGCGTGACAAGGGTGAGGTCAGCCCTGAAGAGCTTTACGAAAAAGCCGGTCAAGTCTTGTGGCTCTGCCATGCGATGCATGCCGTAGTCGCGCTTCAATACACCTGCGAACCCATCGACGAGGCGCCGTTCAAGTTAACGGCCCGCGAAACGGAGATTCTCAGATGGTGCGCGATGGGCAAGACCGCCGCGGAGATCGCTCGCATTCTGTGCCTGTCCGAGCGCACGGTGGGTTTTCATGTCGGCAGAGTACTCAGCAAATTGAAGGTCACCAGTAAGATCCAGGCTGTGCTCTGCCTCGCCAAAGCGGGGATGCTCTAA
- a CDS encoding methyltransferase: MPLLDSPFAQLDLIRQPEQHNDPLQAFDAADEYLLNHLGAQQPNALTRVLVLNDSFGALAASLAGQMPVTSSGDSFLAAHALEKNLVRNGKAFDAVPFVPASIAPVGPFDRVLIRVPKTLALLEEQLIRLQGQLAPGAEVIAGAMVKHLPRAAGELLERYIGPMHATLAVKKARLLIATVADRPVAVSPYPTRYTLDAPAIELLNHANVFCREGLDIGTRAFLPHLPKNLGSARVADLGCGNGVLAIASALQNPDTQYTLVDESYMAVQSAAENWQAALGDRDVIVRADDGLAGQEAQSLDVVLCNPPFHQQQVVGDFLAWRMFQQAREALVVGGALYIVGNRHLGYHSKLARLFRGVEQVAATPKFVILKARK, translated from the coding sequence ATGCCCCTGCTTGACAGCCCTTTCGCCCAGCTCGATCTGATTCGTCAGCCAGAGCAACACAATGATCCGCTGCAAGCATTCGATGCCGCCGACGAGTACCTGCTCAACCACCTTGGCGCACAGCAACCCAATGCGCTGACCCGCGTGCTGGTACTCAATGACAGCTTTGGTGCCCTCGCGGCCAGCCTAGCGGGCCAGATGCCGGTGACCTCCAGCGGCGACTCGTTCCTCGCCGCCCACGCCCTGGAGAAAAACCTGGTGCGTAACGGCAAGGCGTTTGATGCCGTGCCATTCGTACCCGCCAGCATCGCGCCGGTGGGGCCCTTCGATCGGGTGCTGATCCGTGTGCCAAAAACCCTGGCGCTGCTGGAAGAACAGTTGATCCGCCTGCAAGGGCAATTGGCGCCGGGCGCCGAGGTGATCGCCGGGGCGATGGTCAAGCACTTGCCCCGCGCCGCCGGTGAACTGCTGGAGCGTTACATCGGGCCGATGCACGCGACGCTTGCGGTCAAAAAGGCGCGATTGCTGATCGCCACCGTGGCAGATCGCCCTGTCGCAGTCTCGCCCTACCCCACCCGCTACACCCTGGACGCCCCAGCGATCGAGTTGCTCAACCACGCCAACGTTTTCTGCCGCGAAGGCCTGGACATCGGCACCCGTGCCTTCCTGCCGCACCTGCCGAAAAACCTTGGCAGCGCCCGCGTGGCAGACCTGGGCTGCGGCAATGGCGTATTGGCGATTGCCAGCGCTCTGCAAAACCCCGACACGCAGTACACGTTGGTGGATGAGTCCTATATGGCCGTGCAATCGGCGGCTGAAAACTGGCAAGCCGCCCTGGGCGATCGCGACGTGATTGTACGCGCCGATGACGGCCTGGCCGGTCAGGAGGCGCAATCGTTGGACGTGGTGCTGTGCAACCCACCGTTTCATCAACAACAAGTGGTGGGTGACTTCCTCGCCTGGCGCATGTTCCAGCAGGCACGCGAAGCCCTGGTAGTGGGCGGCGCGTTGTATATCGTGGGTAATCGCCACCTGGGCTACCACAGCAAGTTGGCGCGATTGTTCCGTGGCGTCGAACAAGTGGCGGCCACACCAAAGTTCGTCATCCTCAAAGCGCGCAAATAA
- a CDS encoding DUF2474 domain-containing protein: protein MSGKPSLHEIEQAEKQPLWRRLGWLAMIWVGSVLALFVVASLMRMFMNAAGLTTH from the coding sequence ATGTCCGGTAAACCTTCACTGCACGAGATTGAACAGGCCGAGAAGCAGCCATTGTGGCGGCGCCTGGGATGGCTGGCGATGATCTGGGTCGGCAGCGTGCTGGCCCTGTTCGTGGTGGCCAGCCTGATGCGCATGTTCATGAATGCGGCGGGCCTGACCACGCACTGA